Part of the Micromonospora rhizosphaerae genome is shown below.
AACACGTACAGCCACTCGTAGCCCTCATGGGTCTGCTGCTCGGGCTCGGCGGGGGTGTGCGGCGGGAGGATCTGCTTGAACGCCTGCAACCCGCCCGGGCGGCGGGTCAGCGGCAGGAACGTGATGCCGTGGCGGACGATCGGGCGGGGGTGCAGCCGCGGGTCGCCGGTGGGCGGGGCGCCGACGAGTTCATCCAGCGGCACCTGGTGGGCCCGCGCGAGGGGCAGCAGCAGCTCCAGGGTGGGGCGGCGGCCGCCGGATTCCAGCCGCGACAGGGTGGACACCGAGATGCCGGTCGCCTGGGCGAGCTGGGCGAGCGTCGTGCCGCGCTGCCGCCGCAGGGCCCGCAGCCGGGGACCAACCGCGGCCAGCACGTCCTCGTTGCTTGCCATAGTGGCAACAATACTTGCCAGCCTGCCGGCGGTGGGTGCACGGTGGGCCCGACGAAACGCGACGGAGGGACTTCACCATGGACGACAGGTACGACGTGGTGGTGATCGGCGGCGGCGCCGCCGGGCTCAGCGGGGCGCTGGCCCTGGCGCGGGCGCGGCGGTCGGTGCTCGTGGTGGACGCGGGGCAGCCGCGCAACGCGCCGGCCGGGCACGTGCACAACCACCTGGGCAGCGACGGCACGCCGCCGGCCGACCTGCTGGCGGCCGGCCGGGCGGAGGTCACCCGGTACGGCGGTGACGTCGTCGCCGGGACCGTCGACGACGCGGTGAAGGACGACGAAGACTTCCTGGTGACCCTGCGCGACGGGCGCGGGGTACGGGCCCGGCGGCTGCTGGTGGCCACCGGGCTCGTCGACGAGCTGCCCGACGTGCCCGGACTGGCCGGACGGTGGGGACGCGACGTGCTGCACTGCCCGTACTGCCACGGGTGGGAGGTTCGCGACCGGCGCATCGGGGTCCTGGCCACCGGGCCGCTGGGCGTACACCAGGCGCAGCTGTGGCGGCAGTGGAGCCCGCACGTGACGCTGCTGCTGCACCACACTGCGGTGCCTGGTGCGGAGGAGACCGAGCAGCTCGCCGCGCGTGGGATCACCGTGGTCGACGGGCCGGTCGCCGGGCTGGAGGTCACCGACGACGCGCTCAGCGGAGTACGGCTGGCCTCGGGCGAGGTCGTCGCGCTCGACGCGGTGGTCGTCGGGACCCGGCTCAGCGCCCGGGCGGACGTGCTGCGCTCACTCGGGTTGGCACCCGTCGACGTCGACATGGGCGGGCACGTCATCGGCACGCAGATCCCCACGGACCAGACCGGCGCGACCGCCGTGCCCGGCGTGTGGGTGGCGGGCAACGTGGCCGACCTGCGGGCGCAGGTGGTCACCGCCGCGGCGGCCGGCCTGACCGCCGCTGCGGCGATCAACTCCGACCTGATCGCCGAGGAGACCCGCGGCGCCGTCGAAGCCCACCGGCACGAGCTGCGGACCATGTTGGAGCAGCCCGCCTGGGAGGAGCGTTACCGGGCCAGCCCGTCGGTGTGGAGCGGGCGGCCGAACCCGCAGCTGGTGGCCGAGGCCACCGCCCTGGCCCCGGGCCGGGCGCTCGACGTCGGCTGCGGCGAGGGCGCGGACGCGGTCTGGCTGGCCCGGCGCGGCTGGCAGGTCACCGCCGTCGACATCGCCACCACCGCGCTGCGCCGGGCCGCCGACCTGGCCGCAGCCGCCGGCCAGCAGGTTGCCGGACGCATCACCTTCACCCAGGCGGACCTACGCGAGAAGCCACCCACCGAGGGCGGGTACGACCTGGTGTCGGCGCAGTTCATGCAGCTGCCGGGCGACACGCGGCGGGAGCTGTTCGCCCGGCTGGCCGCCGCAGTGGCCCCCGGCGGCACCCTGCTGATCGTCGGGCACCACCCGTCCGACCTGCGCACCACCGCGCACCGGATGCACTTTCCGGAGCTGATGTTCACCGCCGAGGAGATCGCGGCCTCGCTCGACCCCGCCAGCTGGCAGGTATGCGCGGCCGAGGCCCGCCCGCGCGGCGCCGTCGACCCGGACGGGCGGGACGTCACGATCCACGACGCGGTCCTGGTCGCGCGTCGGCGCTGATCCCGCGCGCAGGTCCCTCGGGTCCGCCCGAGCGGCAGGCGGCGGGCGGCGCACCGCGGCCGCCGGAGCCGGTCCGGGGCGGGTAGCCTTCGGCGCGTGATCGTGGTGAGGTGCCGATGACGACGCTCGACCGGGAAGAGGTGCGTGCCACAGCGGTGGCACGCGTAACCCCGCGCCCCCTGCCGCTGCGGGTGGCCGTGCCGATGGCGGTGGCCGCCGGGCTGGCGCTGCTGGCCGCGTTCCCGCCGTACGGGGTGTGGCCGCTCGCGCCGGCCGGCGTGGCGCTGCTCGCCGCGGCGGCGCACCGGCGCCGGCTGCGCGCGGGCGCGGGACTGGGCTTCCTGACCGGGGTGGCGCTGTTCGCGCCGCTGCTGGAATGGACGAATCTGCACACCGGCTACGTGCCGTGGGTGCTGCTGTCGCTGTTGCAGGCCGGCTACCTGGCCCTGCTCGGGGTGGCCACCGCCTGGGTGTCCCCGCTGGTCGACCGGTACCGGTGGGCCTGGCCCGCGATCACCGGCGTGCTGTGGGTGGGGCAGGAGGCGCTGCGCGACCGCACCCCGTTCGGCGGGTTCCCCTGGGGGCGGCTGGCGTTCACCCAGGACACCTCGCCCCTGCTGCGGCTGGCCGCGCTCGGCGGCGCGCCGCTGGTCACCTTCGCGGTCGCGCTGACCGGTGGGCTGCTGGTCACCCTCGCCTGGCGGCGCTGGGCGCCGCCGCGGCACGCCGAGCAGTGGCGGCCGGTGGCCGGGCTGCTCGCCGCGCTCGTCGCGGTGCTGGGCGTCGGGCTGGCCGTGCCCGTCGGGGTACGCGGCGGCGGCGAGCAGGTCACCGTCGCCATCGTGCAGGGCAACGTGCCCCGGCTCGGGTTGGACTTCAACGCCCAGCGGCAGGCGGTGCTCAACAACCACGTCGACGCCACCCTGACCCTCGCCGAGCGGGTCGCCGCCGGCACCCAGCGCCGACCCGACCTGGTGGTGTGGCCGGAGAACTCCAGCGACATCGACCCGCTGCGCTACCCGGGCGCCGCGGACCGGATCTCCCAGGCCGCCGACGCGATCGGTGCGCCGATCCTGGTCGGCGCGGTGCTGCTGGGCCCCGGTGAGGGGCAGGTCCGCAACGCGGGGCTGCTCTGGCGCCCCACGAGCGGCCCCGACCTTCAGCAGCTCTACACCAAGCGGCACCCGGTGCCGTTCGCCGAGTACGTTCCGCTGCGCACGATCGCCCGCATGGTCAGCTCCGAGGTCGACCGGGTCCGGTCGGACTTCGTCCCCGGCACCGAGCCGGGCGTGCTCGACGCCGGGCCGGCCGTGCTCGGCGACGTGATCTGTTTCGAGGTCGCCTACGACGGCGTCGTCCGGGACACCGTCACCGGTGGCGCCCAGCTGCTGGTGGTGCAGACCAACAACGCCACCTTCGACGTCGCCGAGGCCCGCCAGCAGCTGGCGATGGTGCGGCTGCGGGCGGTCGAGCACGGGCGCGCCGCTTTGATGGCCTCGACGGTCGGGGTGTCCGGGTTCGTTTCCCCGGACGGGCGGGTAACCGGCGCCACCGGATTCAACACCGCGGCGGTGGTGATCCGGCAAATGCAGCTCGGGGACGGGCGTACCCCGGCCACCCTGGTGGGCGTGTGGCCCGAGGTGGCCCTCGCGGCGTTGGCCGTCGCGGCCCTGGCCGGCGCGGCGGTGCTGCGCCGGCGCCGGGAGGTCGCCCCCGGGTAGGACGACGGGTGCCGGTGCGTCGGCGGAAGGCGGTGCGAGGGTGGGCGAGGCAGCCGACAGGCGGACGATCGGCCATCCCGGGTTGGGGCGGGTCCTCGTGGTCATCCCCACCTACAACGAGGCCGACAACGTCAGCCGGATCGTGGCGCGGGTCCGGGAGGCGGCGCCGGCGGTGGAGATCCTCATCGCCGACGACAACAGCCCCGACGGCACCGGAGTCATCGCCGACGCCCTCGCCCGCACCGACCCGCGGGTGCATGTGCTGCACCGCGAGGGAAAGCAAGGGCTCGGTACGGCCTATCTGGCCGGGTTCGCCTGGGCCCGCCAGCGCGGCTACGACGCGGTGGTGGAGATGGACGCCGACGGCTCGCACGCCCCGGAGGATCTGCCCGCCCTGCTCGACGCCGCCTGCGACGCCGATGTGGTGATCGGCTCCCGGTGGACCCGGGGGGCCCGGGTGGTGAACTGGCCGCTGCGCCGGCTGGTGCTGTCGCGCTGCGGGAACCTGTACGCGCGGCTGGCGCTGGGCATGCCGGTCTCGGACGCCACCGGCGGCTACCGGGTGTACCGGTCGGCCGCTCTGGAGGCGATCGACCTGGAGTCGGTCCGCTCGCAGGGCTACTCGTTCCAGGTGGAGCTGTCCCGGCTGGCGCACCGGGCCGGGGTGCGGATCGTGGAGGTGCCGATCACCTTCGCCCAGCGGGAACGCGGCACCAGCAAGATGAGCCCGCTGATCGTGGCCGAGGCGCTGTGGCGGATCACCACGTGGGGGTTGCAGGACCGGCGTACGGCGGTGCGGCGGGGCCTGCACGGCACCCCGGACGGTCAGGTCCGGTGGCCGTGAGCGTCGGCGTGTCATGCTTGAGGAGCGTGATGACGCCCATGGCTTATGAGGTGAGATGCGCCGAGGACTGAGGTTCGTACCGCCGGCCCTGCTGCTGCTCGCGGTGCTGGAGTTGGCGGTGTTCGTCCTGGTGGGCCGGGGGATCGGCTTCGGTTCCGCGATGCTGCTGGTGTTCGCCGCGTCCCTGCTCGGGCTGGTGCTGCTGCGCCGGGAGGGGATGCGGGCGTGGCGGGGCTTCCGCGCCTCCGTCAACGCGGGCCAGCCGCCGGGCGGGCAGGTGACCGACGGCCTGGTGGGGCTGGCCGGCGCGCTGCTGCTGGCGATCCCCGGGCTGGTCAGTGGCCTGTTGGGGCTGTTGCTGCTGGTGCCGCCGGTGCGCCGGCTGGCCCGGTCCGGGGTACGACGTGCCGCCGAGCGCCGGGTGTCGTCGAGGGTCGCCGGTGACCTGTTCGGCCCGCGCCGGGTCCGGGTCCGCCGGGGTGCCCCGCAGCCCACACCGACCCAGACCGCCCAGCCGGCGCAGACCGCCCAGCCGGGCACCGACCCGGGGCGGGCCATCGAGGGTGAGATCATCGAGCCCGGCCGGCCCTGAGCCGGGCCGCCGAGACGACGAAAACGCCCCCGGGAATGTTTCCCGGGGGCGTTCGCGTCAGTTGGTGTGGCTCAGGCGCGGCCGCGGCGGGCCCGCACCTCCTGGAGCCGCTCGGCGAGGATGTCCTCCAGTTCGGCGATCGAGCGACGCTCCAGCAGCATGTCCCAGTGGGTGCGCGGCGGCTTGGCCTTCTTCTGCTCCGGCTCGCTGCCGTCGACCAGCCGGGCGACGCTGCCGTCGAACTTGCACTCCCAGGTCGTGGGGACCTCGGCGTCGACGGCGAACGGCACCTCGAACTGGTGGCCCTTGGCGCACAGGTACTCGCGGGTCTGACGCGGCGCGAGCTCGGTGTTGCGGTCGGATTCGTAGCTCACCGCGCCCAGGCGGCTTCCGCGCAGCATACGCTCGCCCATGATCGACTTCCCCTCGTTCGTGGTGGTGCTGGTCTTCTTGGTGTAACGGTCCGTCTCCGCCCGGACATTCCCGCCCACGTCGGTGGATCGGACGCGCGGACGGCCCCTGCAAGGGTAGCCGCCCACGGCAGCCGCCCGGCGGAGTCGTCCCCTGCCGGGTGGAAACGGTGGAGTGTTTTGGCTGTCACCGGGGATGTTAGCCGCCCCAGGGTGGACGGGAGGTTGCGATGGCAGCTGACGCGCCGATCGAGAACCGACCGCCCTCGGAGCGGACCTTCTTCGGTCATCCGAGGGCGCTGGCGACGCTGTTCCTCACCGAGATGTGGGAGCGGTTCAGCTTCTACGGCATGCGGGCGATCCTGGTGCTCTACCTGACCGCGGCGGTGGCCGACGAGGGGCTGGGCATGCGGGAGTCCACCGCCAATGCCGTCTACGGCACCTACAACGCGATGGTGTACCTGATGGCGCTGCCCGGGGGCTGGGTCGCCGACCGGCTCATCGGGGCGCGGCGTAGCGTGCTGTGGGGCGGCGTGGTGATCGCGGCCGGCCACTACGTGATGGCGGTGCCGGCCGGGTGGAGCGTGTTCGTCGGCATGACGCTGATCGTGCTCGGCACGGGCCTGCTCAAACCCAACATCTCGACCATGGTCGGCGACCTGTACGAGCGGGACTCCCCGCGCCGCGACGCCGGGTTCTCCATCTTCTACATGGGCATCAACCTGGGGGCGTTCATCGCCCCGCTGATCACCGGCTTCCTCGGCGAGAAGATCAACTGGCACCTGGGCTTCGGCGCCGCCGCGATCGGCATGACCTTCGGGGTGCTGCAGTACGTCCTGGGCGGGCGCAACCTGGGCGAGGCCGGCGTCCGACCGGCCGACCCGCTGCTCGGGGCGGACCGTCGCCGGGCGCTCACCCGCGTCGCCGTCGCCACCCTGGTGGTGCTGGTGGTGCTCGCCGCCCTGGCCCTGGCCGGGCTGTTCACCGTGAACAACGTGGTCAACCTGCTCACCATCGTCACCGTGCTGGTCACCATCGCCTATTTCGCCCGGATCCTCGCCGATCGGGAGATCAGCGGCACCGAACGCAGCCGGATGAAGGCGTACCTGTGGCTGTTCGTCTTCGCCGCGGCGTTCTGGCTGATCTACGACCAGGCCGGGTCGGTGCTGAACATCTTCGCCGCCGACCGCACCGACCGGGACGTGCTCGGATTCACCTTCCCGGCGTCCTGGCTCCAGTCGGTCAACCCGATCCTGATCATCATCGGCGCGCCGCTGGCCGCCTGGCTCTGGCTGCGGCTGGGGCACCGGGTGTCCACGCCGATGAAATTCGCCGTCGGTCTGGTGCTCAACGGCGTGTCGTTCGTGCTGATGGCCGCCGCCGCCCAGGCCGCCGTCGGCGGCGACCTGGTCTCCCCGTGGTGGCTGATCGCCGTGTACGCCATCCAGGTCGCCGGTGAGCTGTCGCTGAGCCCGGTCGGCCTGTCGGCCACCACCAAGCTCGCCCCGGTCAAGTACGCCAGCCAGATGATGGGCCTGTGGTTCCTCGCCGTCGCCGTCGGTGACGCGATCGGTGGGCAGGTGGCCCGGCTCGCCGAGACCTGGCCGGAGCCGACGTACTTCCTCACCTTCGGGTTGGCGTCGGTGGCGCTGGGACTCGGCGCGGCGATGTTCGCCCGGCACATCCGGCACCTGATGGCCGGCATCCACTGACCGGGCCGCTCAGCCGGCCGGGGTGGGCGGGAGGGGTAGCGGCAGGCCGGGCAGCCCGTCGATGCTGGTCCCGACGTGGTCCTTCTTCGCGAAGTAGTCGCTCAGCGAGGCGTCGTCCTCGCGCGCGAAGCGCTTGGCGTGCAGGTCGCGGTCGGCGTCGTAGGTCATCAGCGGCACCGCGTAGCCGCAGGTGTCGCGGATCAACTCGGCGCGCACCAGGATGATCGCCCGCAGGCCGTGCACGCTGGTGTCGATGTCCGGGAAGAGCCCGATCAGATCCATCCACCGGGGATCGTCGCGGAACACCGGCTCGCCCCGCCCGTGCACCCGCACGATGTTCGGCGGGCCGGAGAACGCGCACCACATCAGCGTGATCCGGCGGTTCTCCCGAAGGTGGGCGACGGTCTCGGCGTTGGAGCCGGCGAAGTCCAGGTAGGCGACCGTACGGTCGTCGACGACGGCGAAGGAGCCACGCAGGCCCTTGGGGGAGAGGTTGATGGTGCCGTCGCCGGCCAGTGGCGCGGTGGCGGTGAAGAAGAGTGGTTGGTTCTCGATGAAGGAGCGGAGCCGGCCGTCGATGCGTTCGTACGTCTTTCCCACCTGGGCATCATCGCCGCTGGTGGAGGTCGCCCGCTGACCCGTCCCAGTCCTCGGGGAGGTCCGGTCGCTCACTCGGGCAGGGCGAACTGCTTCCGCAGCCAGCCGGCCGGGTGTGGCCGGGACGCCGGCGTCGAACGGCAGGGTCCCGGACAGGATCGCGGCGCCGGCGTACCGCGAAAGTTGAGCAGTCAACATCTGGGGGTCAGGCGCTCTCGGGCTGGCGGGACCCGAGCCGGGCCAGGGCACTGGCGAGGTCGCTGACCTGGTCGGCCAGCTGCGCCGCCCGCCGCTGGGCCAGGTCACGGTCGGCCTCCGTGGCCCGCAGCCGTACCGTCAGCTCCGCCAGCCGGGCCTCGGCGGCCGCGGCGGCGTCGCGGGCCGCGGCCAGGTCGGCTGCCAGCGCGTCCCGTTCGTCGGTCCGGACCGCCAGCTCCTGGCGAGCCGCCGCCGCCGCTGCCACCGCCTCCTGCTGCGCGGCCTCCGCCCGGCCCCGCGCGTCGTCCGCCTGCTGACGGGCCCGGTCGGCCCCGGCGGCCTCCGCTCGCGCCCGGGCGGCCTCCGCGCGCCCGGCCTCAGCCTCGGTACGCGCCTGCGCGGCCTCGGTGCCCAGGCGCTCGGCCCGCTCCAGGGCCTCGCCGGCCGAGCGGGCGGCCCGCTCGGCGTCGCCGCGTGCGATATCCCGCTCGGCGGTCAGGTCGGTGCTACGCCGCCGCTCGCCCTCCAGCTCCGACCGGAGGGTACGCAGCTCGTGGCGGGCGGTGCCGCGGTCCCGCTCGGCCTGCACCCGCAGCGCCTGCGCCGCGCTGGCCTCCCGCCGCGCCTCGTCCCGGGCCGTCTCGGCCTGCTCCGCCCGCTCGGCGGCGCGGGCGGCCTCCGCCGCAGCCCGGTCGGCCCGCTCGCGGGCGGCGTTCCGGTCGGCGACCGCGGCGCGGGCCTCCTGGCGGGCCCGGGCCGCGGCCGCGGCGGCGTCCTCGGCGTCGCGGCGGGCCTCATCCCGCTCGGTGTGCGCGGCCGCCACGTGGGCGGCCGCGTCGGCGCGCAACTGCGCCAGCTGCCGCTCCACCCCGGCGGGGGAGAGCTCGGCGTGCAGCGCCTCGGTGAGGGTCGCCACGATCTGATCGAGCCGGTCCACCGCCTCCCAGGTGCGGGCGACCTGGCCGGGCAGGCCGGGGGCGTTGCGGTGCCGCATCCGCGAGTTGCGGGAGGCCCGCTGACAGGCACCATCGTTGTCCCGGCAGTATCGGAACGGCCGGCCAGCGCCGGCGCGCTGCGGCACCTCCCGTCCACAGTGGGCGCAGGGGCGGGTGTCGGCGGCGGGGGCGGGCTGGGCGTCCATCGAGGGCGAAGTCTAGTGGTGGTGTGCACCAACGTTCGGCCCACGGCGCGGTCCGTTCCGGGTGGCGTGGCGGGGCAGCATCACCGCGGGAGGTGGCCGGGACGGGCCGGTGGCACCGCGACCCGCGGCGGTAGGGTGCGGCGCATGGCGATCTCCCCGTACATCATTCGCATGCGCAAATACATCGGCAGCGAACTGCTCCTGCTGCCCGGGGTCAGCGCGGTGGTGCGCAACGACGCCGGGCAGGTGCTGCTGGCCCGGCGCAGCGACAACGGCCGCTGGTCGCTGCCCGCCGGGGTGATCGACCCGGGCGAGCAGCCGGCCGACGCGGTGCTGCGGGAGGTCCTGGAGGAGACCGGCGTGCGCGTCGAGATCGAACGGGTGGGCGGCGTCGCCACCCACCCCGTCGTCTACCCCAACGGCGACGCGTGCGAGTACCTCAACGTGTGGTTCCGCTGCCGCCCGGTCGGCGGCGCCCCGACGGCCGACCACGACGAGTCCACCGAGGTCGGCTGGTTCGACCCGGACGACCTGCCCGAGCTCGACGACTGGTCGCGGCTGCGGATCGACACCACCCTGCGCGAGGACGACCCCACCTGGCACGCCCGGCCGGGCGAGCGGCATCCGGCGCTCGGGCAGCCCGACGCGCTCTGACGCGGTTCAGGGGGTGGCGACGGCGGCGCGGGACCGGTCGGCGGCGATCCGCACCGCGAGGCCGGCCAGCACGCTGCCCATCACGTACCGCTGCGCCCGCGCCCACCCCGGCCGCCGCACGAGGAACGCCGACACCGACCCCGCGGTGAGCACGATCAGCGCGTTCACCGTCAGGGCGATCACGATCTGGGTGAGGCCGAGCAGCAGGCTCTGCACCGCCACGTGACCGCGCGCCGGGTCGATGAACTGCGGCAGCAGCGACATGTAGAGGATCGCGATCTTCGGGTTGAGCAGGTTGGTGACCAGGCCCATGGAGAACAGCCGCCGCGGCGGGTCCGGCGGCAGCGGGGCCGGGGTGAACGCCGAGCGGCCGCCGGGCCGCAGCGTCCGCCAGGCCAGCCAGAACAGGTACGCCGCGCCGGCCAGCTTCACCGCCGCGTACAGCGGTGGCACCAGCACGAAGACCGTGGCGATCCCGGCCACCGCGGCGGCCAGGTAGACCAGGAAGCCGACGGCCACGCCGAGCAGCGAGATCAGCCCGGCCCGCCGCCCCTGGGTCACCGACCGGGACACCAGATAGACCATGTTCGGGCCGGGCGTGAGCACCAGACCCAGCGCCACGAGGCCGATTCCCACCAGCGCGCCGAAACTCACCATGACGTCCCCCGTCTCGTCGACATGACCTTGACGCTACGCCTGGGCGATCACGTCCTGAACCCGCCCGTAGAGGTGATGGTCCCCACCTACAGCGGCGGTCCTGTCCGAACGCCTTCTTTGCGCCGTTTCCCATCCGCCGTACGGTGGCTTTCATCTGGTCTTCGACTGAGGCCCACGACGGCCGACGGTGGCGATGTACCGGGAGCATCCCATGAGGCAGAAGCTGCAGCAGGCTCTGGTCAGTACTGCGGCGCCTTTGCTCCAGGACGGCGAACGGCCGGAGGTGGCGAGCGGCGCCCGCATAAATATGTCAATCAAGGCGAACCTGGCGTGGGGCGCGGCGTCGGCCATCCTCACCGGAGGGAACTGGGTCACGACCGGCGACGACAAGCAGTGCTACGTCCTGCTGACCGACCGACGGTTGCTGCTGCTCCAGTCGCACTGGCTCACCTTCCGGCCGGTCGCCAAGGTCCTCGCGGAGCTGCCCCGCCCGTCGCTGGTGGTCACCGATGTCGCCCGTGGGTTGATGACGTCCTTCACCGTCTCGGCCGCCGGCCACCCGGACGCGATTCGGCTCTCGTTCGCGTTGACCGAACGAGGGGAGAGCATTGCCCTGCTGAGGGCGCTGGGGGCTGCTGCCTGAG
Proteins encoded:
- a CDS encoding helix-turn-helix domain-containing protein; translated protein: MASNEDVLAAVGPRLRALRRQRGTTLAQLAQATGISVSTLSRLESGGRRPTLELLLPLARAHQVPLDELVGAPPTGDPRLHPRPIVRHGITFLPLTRRPGGLQAFKQILPPHTPAEPEQQTHEGYEWLYVLSGRVRLLLAEHDLLLTPGEVAEFDTRLPHAVANPDSRPAELLNLFGPQGERLHVRARPAAH
- a CDS encoding bifunctional NAD(P)/FAD-dependent oxidoreductase/class I SAM-dependent methyltransferase encodes the protein MDDRYDVVVIGGGAAGLSGALALARARRSVLVVDAGQPRNAPAGHVHNHLGSDGTPPADLLAAGRAEVTRYGGDVVAGTVDDAVKDDEDFLVTLRDGRGVRARRLLVATGLVDELPDVPGLAGRWGRDVLHCPYCHGWEVRDRRIGVLATGPLGVHQAQLWRQWSPHVTLLLHHTAVPGAEETEQLAARGITVVDGPVAGLEVTDDALSGVRLASGEVVALDAVVVGTRLSARADVLRSLGLAPVDVDMGGHVIGTQIPTDQTGATAVPGVWVAGNVADLRAQVVTAAAAGLTAAAAINSDLIAEETRGAVEAHRHELRTMLEQPAWEERYRASPSVWSGRPNPQLVAEATALAPGRALDVGCGEGADAVWLARRGWQVTAVDIATTALRRAADLAAAAGQQVAGRITFTQADLREKPPTEGGYDLVSAQFMQLPGDTRRELFARLAAAVAPGGTLLIVGHHPSDLRTTAHRMHFPELMFTAEEIAASLDPASWQVCAAEARPRGAVDPDGRDVTIHDAVLVARRR
- the lnt gene encoding apolipoprotein N-acyltransferase, giving the protein MTTLDREEVRATAVARVTPRPLPLRVAVPMAVAAGLALLAAFPPYGVWPLAPAGVALLAAAAHRRRLRAGAGLGFLTGVALFAPLLEWTNLHTGYVPWVLLSLLQAGYLALLGVATAWVSPLVDRYRWAWPAITGVLWVGQEALRDRTPFGGFPWGRLAFTQDTSPLLRLAALGGAPLVTFAVALTGGLLVTLAWRRWAPPRHAEQWRPVAGLLAALVAVLGVGLAVPVGVRGGGEQVTVAIVQGNVPRLGLDFNAQRQAVLNNHVDATLTLAERVAAGTQRRPDLVVWPENSSDIDPLRYPGAADRISQAADAIGAPILVGAVLLGPGEGQVRNAGLLWRPTSGPDLQQLYTKRHPVPFAEYVPLRTIARMVSSEVDRVRSDFVPGTEPGVLDAGPAVLGDVICFEVAYDGVVRDTVTGGAQLLVVQTNNATFDVAEARQQLAMVRLRAVEHGRAALMASTVGVSGFVSPDGRVTGATGFNTAAVVIRQMQLGDGRTPATLVGVWPEVALAALAVAALAGAAVLRRRREVAPG
- a CDS encoding polyprenol monophosphomannose synthase codes for the protein MGEAADRRTIGHPGLGRVLVVIPTYNEADNVSRIVARVREAAPAVEILIADDNSPDGTGVIADALARTDPRVHVLHREGKQGLGTAYLAGFAWARQRGYDAVVEMDADGSHAPEDLPALLDAACDADVVIGSRWTRGARVVNWPLRRLVLSRCGNLYARLALGMPVSDATGGYRVYRSAALEAIDLESVRSQGYSFQVELSRLAHRAGVRIVEVPITFAQRERGTSKMSPLIVAEALWRITTWGLQDRRTAVRRGLHGTPDGQVRWP
- a CDS encoding FxsA family protein is translated as MRRGLRFVPPALLLLAVLELAVFVLVGRGIGFGSAMLLVFAASLLGLVLLRREGMRAWRGFRASVNAGQPPGGQVTDGLVGLAGALLLAIPGLVSGLLGLLLLVPPVRRLARSGVRRAAERRVSSRVAGDLFGPRRVRVRRGAPQPTPTQTAQPAQTAQPGTDPGRAIEGEIIEPGRP
- a CDS encoding RNA polymerase-binding protein RbpA, producing the protein MGERMLRGSRLGAVSYESDRNTELAPRQTREYLCAKGHQFEVPFAVDAEVPTTWECKFDGSVARLVDGSEPEQKKAKPPRTHWDMLLERRSIAELEDILAERLQEVRARRGRA
- a CDS encoding peptide MFS transporter, coding for MAADAPIENRPPSERTFFGHPRALATLFLTEMWERFSFYGMRAILVLYLTAAVADEGLGMRESTANAVYGTYNAMVYLMALPGGWVADRLIGARRSVLWGGVVIAAGHYVMAVPAGWSVFVGMTLIVLGTGLLKPNISTMVGDLYERDSPRRDAGFSIFYMGINLGAFIAPLITGFLGEKINWHLGFGAAAIGMTFGVLQYVLGGRNLGEAGVRPADPLLGADRRRALTRVAVATLVVLVVLAALALAGLFTVNNVVNLLTIVTVLVTIAYFARILADREISGTERSRMKAYLWLFVFAAAFWLIYDQAGSVLNIFAADRTDRDVLGFTFPASWLQSVNPILIIIGAPLAAWLWLRLGHRVSTPMKFAVGLVLNGVSFVLMAAAAQAAVGGDLVSPWWLIAVYAIQVAGELSLSPVGLSATTKLAPVKYASQMMGLWFLAVAVGDAIGGQVARLAETWPEPTYFLTFGLASVALGLGAAMFARHIRHLMAGIH
- a CDS encoding pyridoxamine 5'-phosphate oxidase family protein, which encodes MGKTYERIDGRLRSFIENQPLFFTATAPLAGDGTINLSPKGLRGSFAVVDDRTVAYLDFAGSNAETVAHLRENRRITLMWCAFSGPPNIVRVHGRGEPVFRDDPRWMDLIGLFPDIDTSVHGLRAIILVRAELIRDTCGYAVPLMTYDADRDLHAKRFAREDDASLSDYFAKKDHVGTSIDGLPGLPLPLPPTPAG
- a CDS encoding NUDIX hydrolase, with the protein product MAISPYIIRMRKYIGSELLLLPGVSAVVRNDAGQVLLARRSDNGRWSLPAGVIDPGEQPADAVLREVLEETGVRVEIERVGGVATHPVVYPNGDACEYLNVWFRCRPVGGAPTADHDESTEVGWFDPDDLPELDDWSRLRIDTTLREDDPTWHARPGERHPALGQPDAL
- a CDS encoding LysE family translocator, producing the protein MVSFGALVGIGLVALGLVLTPGPNMVYLVSRSVTQGRRAGLISLLGVAVGFLVYLAAAVAGIATVFVLVPPLYAAVKLAGAAYLFWLAWRTLRPGGRSAFTPAPLPPDPPRRLFSMGLVTNLLNPKIAILYMSLLPQFIDPARGHVAVQSLLLGLTQIVIALTVNALIVLTAGSVSAFLVRRPGWARAQRYVMGSVLAGLAVRIAADRSRAAVATP